TCGTACGGCCGACGCATCCGGCGCAGAACCGTGTCTGAGCCACTCTGGAGCGAGATATGAAGATACGGTCTCAGGTTCGTGCATGTCTCGAAGAGTTCCAGCAGGGGCGGGCGAATCTCCGTCGGGTGGATGCTGCTCAGGCGGAAACGCATGGACGGAAAGCGCTGCAGAACCTGCGCGAGCATCGTCACGAGCGCCTTGCCCAGTTCCAGATCCTGGCCGTAGCCGCCGAGATGCACGCCCGCCAGGACGATTTCGCCGAAGCCGCTGCCGCGCAGCACCTCGATCTGGCGGCAGATTTCGGCGACGGGCCGGGACCGGTTCGGCCCCCGGGCCCGCTGGATCAGGCAATAGCTGCAGTTCAGATCGCAGCCGTCCTGGACCTTGACGAAGGCGCGGGTGCGGCCGTCGAAGTCGGTGATGTCGTGGGACCGGAAGACGGCGTGAGGCTGGAAGTCCGCCACCTCGATCAGGCGCGCGTCGGCCGCGAGCAGACGCGGCAGCCATTCGGCGATGTCCTCGCGTTCGTCGAGCCCGAATACGCCGTCGAGCTCGGGCATGGCGGCCAGGGCGGCGTGCTGGGTCTGGGCGTAGCAGCCGGTCACGACCACCTTGGCGTCGGGCCGGCGCCGTTTCACGGCGCGCGAGAGCTGACGGCACTTCTGATCGGCCTTGAGGGTGACCGTGCAGCTGTTCAGCACGTAGACATCAGCGTCCGCGTCCCAGGGCACGGTTACGTAGTGCAGCCCGGATGGCAAGCGCGCCTTCATGACCTCCGTGTCGTACTGGTTCAGACGACAGCCCAGGGTCTGGAAGGCTATGCGCACGGTTCGTGTGTTCTCGTTCGTCATCACATCCGGTCCGGGACACACGGCGGGGGTGGAATCGGCTTCCACCCCCGCAGTTCAGGGACGACCCGGTTCCGCGAGGGAACTAGGAATCCTGTTTCTCGTCCTCGGTGGTCGCGTTTTCCTCTGCCGCCACCTCGACGGGCCGATCGGTCGGCGTCTCCTCGGCCGCTACCGCCTCGATCGACATCTCCTCGGCCGGCGCGGCCGCGGTCGATG
The window above is part of the bacterium genome. Proteins encoded here:
- the mtaB gene encoding tRNA (N(6)-L-threonylcarbamoyladenosine(37)-C(2))-methylthiotransferase MtaB; protein product: MTNENTRTVRIAFQTLGCRLNQYDTEVMKARLPSGLHYVTVPWDADADVYVLNSCTVTLKADQKCRQLSRAVKRRRPDAKVVVTGCYAQTQHAALAAMPELDGVFGLDEREDIAEWLPRLLAADARLIEVADFQPHAVFRSHDITDFDGRTRAFVKVQDGCDLNCSYCLIQRARGPNRSRPVAEICRQIEVLRGSGFGEIVLAGVHLGGYGQDLELGKALVTMLAQVLQRFPSMRFRLSSIHPTEIRPPLLELFETCTNLRPYLHISLQSGSDTVLRRMRRPYDVASAGRAIEAAAGLSPHFGIGADVIVGFPGETDDEFAATRSFIERSALSYLHVFRFSPRPGTPAAEMRPVHTETVTERSRVLRGLSRRKRRAFETRLIGHWHEATVETDRPAPDRRQATTGNYAAVSVPDTWEPGAMVVLKPAGFRDDTLYADEVAPAPGD